The proteins below come from a single Salinilacihabitans rarus genomic window:
- a CDS encoding oligopeptide/dipeptide ABC transporter ATP-binding protein → MTDSEPLLSVRNLEKHYPITEGLLRREVGTVRAVDGVSFDVRPGEAVGLVGESGCGKSTTARASLRLEEPTGGEIRFDGADVRAYDDAQLRRFRRRAQLVLQDPDSAFNPRLTVGEAVAEPLSVHGLSDRDRRRRVVEDALERVGLSADDADGYPHEFSGGEKQRIALARALVLNPDLIVADEPVSALDGRAKGDVLGLLADLRREFDVAVLLISHDVDVVRRFCDRVAVMYLGRIVERGPVERVFDDPRHPYTRVLLSSVPSLDPNDPIGRTGPEAPTDEPPDASDLPACCRFHPRCPAIVPPDEVDLPREQWLGVVSLRLHLDPAADADAFRASLPAAGEAGLRARFDLPERLADPAVDEAVSAAAAAVEAGDLAAARERLAEATTSVCERESPALTDAHADRPVACHRFDPSVPGEPETGVPVRSLED, encoded by the coding sequence GTGACTGACTCCGAGCCGCTGCTCTCGGTTCGAAACCTCGAAAAGCACTACCCGATCACCGAGGGGCTGCTCCGCCGGGAGGTCGGCACGGTCCGCGCCGTCGACGGGGTGAGCTTCGACGTCCGCCCGGGCGAGGCGGTCGGCCTCGTCGGCGAGTCGGGCTGTGGCAAGTCGACGACGGCGCGGGCTTCCCTCCGGCTGGAAGAGCCCACCGGCGGCGAGATCCGGTTCGACGGGGCGGACGTCCGGGCCTACGACGACGCCCAGTTGCGACGCTTCCGGCGCCGGGCTCAACTCGTCTTGCAGGACCCGGACTCGGCGTTTAACCCCCGGCTGACCGTCGGCGAGGCCGTCGCCGAGCCGCTTTCCGTCCACGGACTGTCCGACCGCGACCGGCGCCGCCGCGTCGTCGAGGACGCCCTGGAGCGGGTCGGGCTGTCCGCCGACGACGCCGACGGCTACCCCCACGAGTTCTCCGGCGGGGAGAAACAGCGGATCGCGCTGGCGCGCGCGCTGGTCCTGAACCCGGACCTGATCGTCGCCGACGAGCCGGTGAGCGCCCTCGACGGCCGCGCGAAGGGCGACGTGCTCGGCCTGCTTGCGGACCTCCGCCGGGAGTTCGACGTCGCCGTCCTGCTCATCAGTCACGACGTCGACGTCGTCCGCCGGTTCTGCGACCGCGTCGCGGTGATGTACCTCGGGCGGATCGTCGAGCGCGGCCCCGTCGAGCGCGTGTTCGACGACCCGCGACACCCCTACACGCGGGTGCTGCTGTCGTCGGTGCCGTCGCTCGACCCGAACGACCCGATCGGACGGACGGGACCGGAGGCCCCGACCGACGAGCCCCCCGACGCCTCCGACCTGCCCGCCTGCTGCCGGTTCCACCCGCGGTGTCCGGCGATCGTTCCGCCCGACGAGGTCGACCTCCCGCGCGAGCAGTGGCTGGGCGTCGTCTCCCTCCGACTCCACCTCGACCCGGCGGCCGACGCCGACGCGTTCCGGGCGTCGCTGCCCGCGGCGGGCGAGGCCGGCCTGCGAGCGCGGTTCGACCTCCCGGAGCGGCTGGCGGACCCGGCGGTCGACGAGGCGGTCTCGGCCGCGGCCGCGGCCGTCGAGGCGGGCGACCTCGCGGCGGCCCGAGAGCGACTCGCCGAGGCGACGACGTCGGTCTGCGAGCGCGAGTCGCCCGCGCTGACCGACGCGCACGCCGACCGCCCCGTCGCCTGTCACCGGTTCGATCCCTCGGTCCCCGGGGAGCCGGAGACGGGCGTCCCGGTGCGGTCGCTCGAGGACTGA
- the lwrS gene encoding LWR-salt protein, which yields MDARYAFRVRLRIEPAAADVSLEPATFETRCYLDAAEPGEEGWLFFRDFLWRGEVNDRAYAREVFAERIGVPVESVEFAGLHADEAYVAALKEAIAADLEAFKADDVTEVLSKYLGSSVQMER from the coding sequence ATGGACGCGCGGTACGCCTTCCGGGTGCGTCTGCGAATCGAGCCCGCGGCCGCCGACGTCTCGCTCGAGCCGGCGACCTTCGAGACGCGCTGTTACCTCGACGCGGCCGAACCCGGCGAGGAGGGGTGGCTGTTCTTCCGTGACTTCCTCTGGCGTGGCGAGGTCAACGACCGGGCCTACGCCCGGGAGGTGTTCGCCGAGAGGATCGGCGTCCCGGTCGAGTCCGTCGAGTTCGCGGGCCTGCACGCCGACGAGGCGTACGTCGCGGCGCTGAAGGAGGCGATCGCGGCCGACCTCGAGGCGTTCAAGGCCGACGACGTGACCGAGGTGCTCTCGAAGTACCTCGGGTCGAGCGTCCAGATGGAGCGGTAA
- a CDS encoding 4a-hydroxytetrahydrobiopterin dehydratase, with protein sequence MADVLSDDEVAERLPEGWERDGDEIVRVYEFDDYMRGVNFAQMIGEIAEAQYHHPEMIVRYEELEIRLTSHEAGGITDDDIEMAELIETERT encoded by the coding sequence ATGGCCGACGTGCTTTCGGACGACGAAGTCGCCGAACGGCTCCCCGAGGGATGGGAGCGCGACGGCGACGAGATCGTTCGCGTCTACGAGTTCGACGACTACATGCGCGGGGTCAACTTCGCGCAGATGATCGGCGAGATCGCCGAGGCGCAGTACCACCACCCCGAGATGATCGTCCGCTACGAGGAACTCGAGATCCGTCTGACGAGCCACGAGGCCGGCGGCATCACCGACGACGACATCGAGATGGCGGAGTTGATCGAGACAGAGCGCACCTAG
- the hemA gene encoding glutamyl-tRNA reductase: protein MTPAGVVSGARVTHDSGSVDDLSAASPESHRAGVADLLSRPAVEEAFVLSTCNRVEAYVVTPEAAGGEGVLGEFFAGVDDDAVVHSGHDASLRHLLRVAAGLESVVLGEDQIIGQVRDAYEDARTAGGIGPLLELAVTKAIHVGERARTETTINEGVVSLGSAATRLAAADVALDGATALVVGAGEMGRLAARSLADAGVEEVVVANRTVPHAEHVVEDLDADGRAIPLSALEGAAERATVVVAATDSDDPLLEPAHLGDREQVVVDLGQPRDVCPSAAALPEVTVYDLDDLEELTAETREQRADAAREVEAMIDEEYDLLVEQFKRTRADEAIATMYESAERIKRRELETALARLDDDSFSEEQREVVASMADALVNQLLAPPTQSLREAAADDDWRTINTALQLFDPEFGSESEPAAALLAAAGDVPVSAAEDD from the coding sequence GTGACCCCCGCGGGCGTCGTCTCTGGTGCCCGGGTCACCCACGACAGCGGGAGCGTCGACGACCTCTCGGCCGCCAGTCCGGAGAGCCACCGTGCCGGCGTCGCCGACCTGCTCTCCCGGCCGGCAGTCGAGGAGGCGTTCGTCCTCTCGACGTGCAACCGGGTCGAGGCGTACGTCGTCACCCCCGAGGCCGCCGGCGGCGAGGGCGTCCTCGGGGAGTTCTTCGCGGGCGTCGACGACGACGCCGTCGTCCACAGCGGCCACGACGCGAGCCTGCGTCACCTCCTGCGGGTGGCCGCGGGCCTGGAGTCGGTCGTCCTCGGCGAGGACCAGATCATCGGCCAGGTGCGCGACGCCTACGAGGACGCCCGCACGGCCGGCGGGATCGGCCCGCTGCTGGAGCTTGCGGTCACGAAGGCCATCCACGTCGGCGAACGCGCCCGCACCGAGACGACGATCAACGAGGGCGTCGTCTCGCTCGGGTCGGCCGCGACCCGCCTCGCCGCCGCGGACGTCGCCCTCGACGGGGCGACCGCGCTCGTCGTCGGCGCCGGCGAGATGGGACGGCTCGCCGCCCGCAGCCTCGCCGACGCGGGCGTCGAGGAGGTGGTCGTCGCGAACCGGACCGTCCCGCACGCCGAACACGTCGTCGAGGACCTCGACGCCGACGGACGCGCGATTCCGCTCTCGGCGCTCGAAGGGGCGGCCGAGCGCGCGACGGTCGTCGTCGCCGCCACCGACAGCGACGACCCGCTGCTCGAACCCGCCCACCTCGGCGACCGCGAGCAGGTCGTCGTCGACCTCGGCCAGCCGCGGGACGTCTGCCCGAGCGCGGCCGCCCTCCCCGAGGTGACCGTCTACGACCTCGACGACCTCGAGGAACTCACCGCCGAGACCCGCGAGCAGCGCGCCGACGCGGCCCGCGAGGTCGAGGCGATGATCGACGAGGAGTACGACCTGCTCGTCGAGCAGTTCAAGCGCACCCGCGCGGACGAGGCCATCGCCACGATGTACGAGTCCGCCGAGCGGATCAAGCGCCGCGAACTCGAGACCGCACTCGCCCGGCTGGACGACGACTCGTTCTCCGAGGAGCAACGCGAGGTCGTCGCCTCGATGGCCGACGCGCTCGTCAACCAGCTGCTCGCGCCGCCGACCCAGAGCCTGCGCGAGGCCGCCGCCGACGACGACTGGCGGACGATCAACACCGCCCTCCAGCTGTTCGACCCCGAGTTCGGCTCCGAGTCCGAGCCGGCCGCGGCGCTGCTGGCCGCCGCCGGCGACGTGCCGGTCAGCGCGGCCGAGGACGACTGA
- a CDS encoding precorrin-2 dehydrogenase/sirohydrochlorin ferrochelatase family protein, translating into MIPLLHDFGGATVLVFGGGPVGARKARRFAREARVVVVSPTFADADFGDAAFVRAAPGPDDVPAWLDSADPALVVAATDDEGVNDAVAAAARERGILVNRADRAGERDPGSVVVPATVREDPVVVAVATGGQAPALSRYLREDFEERLAGAGEMATLLAELRSELEARDVPPERRRELVTEVVNSSAVWTALRTGTAKSQQVIADVLADERATGGEPT; encoded by the coding sequence ATGATCCCGCTGCTCCACGACTTCGGCGGTGCCACGGTGCTCGTCTTCGGCGGCGGCCCCGTCGGCGCGCGGAAGGCCCGGCGGTTCGCCCGCGAGGCGCGCGTCGTCGTCGTCAGCCCGACGTTCGCCGACGCCGACTTCGGCGACGCGGCGTTCGTCCGCGCCGCCCCCGGCCCCGACGACGTGCCGGCGTGGCTCGACAGCGCCGACCCGGCGCTGGTCGTCGCCGCGACCGACGACGAGGGCGTCAACGACGCCGTCGCCGCGGCCGCGCGCGAGCGGGGCATCCTCGTCAACCGCGCGGACCGGGCCGGCGAGCGCGACCCGGGGAGCGTCGTCGTCCCGGCCACGGTCCGCGAGGACCCCGTGGTCGTCGCCGTCGCCACCGGCGGGCAGGCACCCGCCCTGAGCCGGTACCTCCGGGAGGACTTCGAGGAGCGCCTCGCGGGCGCCGGCGAGATGGCGACGCTACTGGCGGAGCTTCGGTCCGAACTCGAAGCGCGGGACGTGCCCCCGGAACGGCGGCGCGAACTGGTTACCGAGGTCGTCAATTCGTCGGCCGTTTGGACAGCTTTACGTACGGGTACCGCCAAGAGCCAACAAGTGATAGCGGACGTGCTGGCCGACGAACGCGCTACCGGAGGTGAGCCGACGTGA
- a CDS encoding Lrp/AsnC family transcriptional regulator produces the protein MDSDADLTERERAVVNAFQGGFPVVAAPFEPAAAAMRERGVDVTAAELLETIRDLDERGVLSRFGPLVNASEIGGAATLVATHAPADRFDEVVEAINARREVAHNYEREHPHLNVWFVVSVAEDERIEEVLAEIEAETGQETYDLPKQREFRVEAKFYVDGPLAGDEPGEAGIDLSQLGPEVAPTDDRTLSPAERDLVLEVQDGLPLTETPYADVAEAVGRDREWVLATLKRFEAEGKIRRIGVVPNHYALGYTENGMTVWNVPDDVVGEVGPAVAALPFVTHCYERPRHEGVWPYNVFAMTHGRTEAESRRRVEQVRETMAEYWDVGEDDWDTLFSTRILKKTGIRLAERADANTRAR, from the coding sequence ATGGACTCCGACGCCGACCTCACCGAGCGCGAGCGGGCCGTCGTCAACGCCTTTCAGGGGGGCTTTCCCGTCGTCGCCGCGCCGTTCGAACCCGCCGCGGCGGCGATGCGCGAGCGCGGGGTCGACGTCACTGCCGCGGAACTGCTCGAGACGATCCGCGACCTCGACGAGCGGGGCGTCCTCTCGCGGTTCGGGCCGCTCGTGAACGCGAGCGAGATCGGCGGCGCGGCGACGCTCGTCGCCACCCACGCGCCCGCGGACCGCTTCGACGAGGTCGTCGAGGCGATCAACGCCCGCCGCGAGGTCGCGCACAACTACGAGCGCGAGCACCCCCACCTCAACGTCTGGTTCGTGGTGAGCGTCGCCGAGGACGAACGGATCGAGGAGGTGCTCGCCGAGATCGAAGCCGAGACGGGCCAGGAGACCTACGACCTGCCCAAACAGCGCGAGTTCCGCGTCGAGGCCAAGTTCTACGTCGACGGCCCGCTCGCCGGCGACGAACCGGGCGAGGCCGGGATCGACCTCTCGCAGCTCGGCCCGGAGGTCGCACCGACCGACGACCGGACGCTCTCGCCGGCCGAACGGGACCTCGTCCTCGAAGTACAGGACGGCCTCCCGCTCACCGAGACGCCGTACGCCGACGTCGCCGAGGCGGTCGGCCGCGACCGCGAGTGGGTCCTCGCGACCCTCAAGCGCTTCGAGGCCGAAGGGAAGATCCGCCGCATCGGCGTCGTGCCGAACCACTACGCGCTCGGCTACACGGAAAACGGGATGACCGTCTGGAACGTCCCCGACGACGTCGTCGGCGAGGTCGGCCCGGCGGTCGCCGCGCTCCCGTTCGTCACCCACTGCTACGAGCGGCCGCGCCACGAGGGCGTCTGGCCGTACAACGTCTTCGCGATGACCCACGGCCGCACCGAGGCCGAGAGCCGCCGGCGCGTCGAGCAGGTCCGCGAGACGATGGCCGAGTACTGGGACGTCGGCGAGGACGACTGGGACACCCTGTTCTCGACGCGGATCCTGAAGAAGACCGGCATCCGACTGGCCGAGCGCGCGGACGCGAACACGCGCGCCCGCTAA
- a CDS encoding DUF5778 family protein produces MADAIDDDLYERTRALLEPGEIELNGAIVHTDFGSQEDVQMMQATIDVGDVIAEHAGHDPRDCYVYSGNDDPDFSSNQHQGLTLEDEAFVWECQQLLREGTFDVVIYYEASADHEAILEDVREMGFEVTGVRGD; encoded by the coding sequence ATGGCAGACGCAATCGACGACGACCTCTACGAGCGGACCAGGGCGCTGCTCGAACCCGGCGAGATCGAACTCAACGGGGCGATCGTTCACACCGACTTCGGCTCCCAGGAGGACGTACAGATGATGCAGGCGACGATCGACGTCGGCGACGTCATCGCCGAGCACGCGGGCCACGACCCGCGGGACTGTTACGTCTACTCCGGCAACGACGACCCGGACTTCTCCTCGAACCAGCACCAGGGGCTGACTCTGGAGGACGAGGCGTTCGTCTGGGAGTGCCAGCAACTGCTGCGCGAGGGCACGTTCGACGTCGTGATCTACTACGAGGCGAGCGCCGACCACGAGGCGATCCTCGAAGACGTCCGGGAGATGGGCTTCGAGGTCACCGGCGTCCGCGGCGACTGA
- the uppS gene encoding polyprenyl diphosphate synthase yields the protein MSGWLRRRARTAYERLLTREITGAPTHVAVIQDGNRRYARRNGREAPDGHRAGAETTERVLEWCQDVGVEELTLYAFSTENFERPPDEREALFDLLEEKLREFADADRVHENEVCIRVIGDVDRLPGRVRAAVDYAERRTREYDRFVLNVALAYGGRNELLEAARSVARDVEAGDLDPEDVDVRTIERRIYDRPVRDVDLIIRTGGDERTSNFLPWHANGNEAAVFFCTPYWPEFSKADFLRGIRTYESRAESWRRTRARRALALLRAVSETELAEARAVVDRFRDSLPSGERPDDDELEGLDAERRTAD from the coding sequence ATGAGCGGGTGGCTCCGGCGCCGCGCCCGGACGGCCTACGAGCGGTTGCTCACGCGTGAGATCACCGGCGCGCCGACACACGTCGCGGTGATCCAGGACGGCAACCGGCGCTACGCCAGACGGAACGGACGGGAGGCGCCGGACGGCCACCGTGCCGGCGCCGAGACGACCGAGCGCGTCCTCGAGTGGTGTCAGGACGTCGGCGTCGAGGAACTCACCCTGTACGCGTTCTCGACGGAGAACTTCGAGCGCCCGCCCGACGAGCGCGAGGCGCTGTTCGACCTCCTCGAGGAGAAACTCCGCGAGTTCGCCGACGCCGACCGCGTCCACGAGAACGAGGTCTGCATCCGCGTCATCGGCGACGTCGACCGCCTCCCCGGCCGGGTTCGGGCGGCCGTCGACTACGCCGAGCGGCGCACCCGCGAGTACGACCGGTTCGTCCTCAACGTGGCGCTCGCCTACGGCGGACGCAACGAGTTGCTCGAGGCCGCCCGCAGCGTCGCCCGTGACGTCGAGGCCGGCGACCTCGACCCCGAGGACGTCGACGTCCGGACGATCGAGCGCCGGATCTACGACCGCCCCGTCCGCGACGTCGATCTGATCATCCGCACCGGGGGCGACGAGCGCACCTCGAACTTCCTGCCGTGGCACGCAAACGGCAACGAGGCCGCCGTCTTCTTCTGTACCCCCTACTGGCCGGAGTTCTCGAAGGCCGACTTCCTGCGCGGGATCCGCACCTACGAGTCGCGCGCGGAGTCCTGGCGGCGCACCCGCGCGCGCCGTGCGCTCGCGCTCTTGCGGGCGGTCAGCGAGACCGAACTCGCCGAGGCGCGGGCGGTCGTCGACCGGTTTCGCGACTCCCTCCCGAGCGGCGAGCGCCCCGACGACGACGAACTCGAAGGTCTCGACGCGGAGCGGCGGACCGCCGACTGA
- a CDS encoding undecaprenyl diphosphate synthase family protein: MGLYERYLALRIRRHAGEPPDHVALVITERDLLERGAYDTLTAFFEWALEYASRVTVYVSVLDAAAVPTLRRQLEAVEAPREVAVRGPDDDARADAPIQVGIGLGGKHEFTSAVRTLAEGVDAGDLAPAEIDAERVEEHLVFPAEPDLVIKTGAERLSDFMIWQSVYSELYFTDVNWRDFRERDFLRAVLEFCNRSRRFGR; the protein is encoded by the coding sequence GTGGGACTGTACGAACGGTACCTCGCCCTCCGGATCCGCCGACACGCCGGCGAGCCGCCGGACCACGTCGCGCTCGTCATCACCGAGCGCGACCTGCTCGAACGCGGCGCCTACGATACGCTGACGGCCTTCTTCGAGTGGGCGCTGGAGTACGCCAGCCGCGTGACCGTCTACGTGAGCGTCCTCGACGCGGCCGCGGTGCCGACGCTGCGGCGACAGCTAGAGGCGGTCGAGGCCCCCCGCGAGGTGGCGGTTCGCGGTCCGGACGACGACGCGCGCGCGGACGCGCCGATCCAGGTCGGCATCGGCCTCGGCGGCAAACACGAGTTCACGAGCGCCGTCCGAACGCTCGCCGAGGGCGTCGACGCGGGCGACCTCGCGCCCGCGGAGATCGACGCCGAGCGCGTCGAGGAACACCTCGTCTTCCCCGCCGAACCCGACCTCGTGATCAAGACCGGCGCCGAGCGCCTCTCGGACTTCATGATCTGGCAGTCGGTCTACTCGGAACTCTACTTCACCGACGTCAACTGGCGGGACTTCCGCGAGCGGGACTTCCTGCGGGCGGTCCTCGAGTTCTGCAACCGCTCGCGGCGGTTCGGCCGGTAG
- a CDS encoding DUF92 domain-containing protein, giving the protein MTASVRRAGAFAALSTLSLAAPLFGPVPAATVAAAALLVALAVTDGPLFDLFAFPSDYEDGRLYGLLTFVLAAATLGLVATRWPTMDLGIFVGTVLLIGYGVLAERVVAGRTDADVPPVAAFTVVGLLAAVGGQAASRALVGAPIESALPEIVFLAASGALLAALLRDVLISYDDPIVMLAVGLVLWLLAALEPAIGTTGIALALAVTVAMGSISYVLGAASVTGMLTGTLLALLTIVLGGYDWFAVLISFFAIGSLSTKIRYEEKADRGVAEDNDGARGGGNVLGNSAVALAAVVGYAASSAGFVPGAADLFLFAFAGSVATAMSDTLSSEIGGIFDSPRLITTLEPVEPGTDGGVTWQGELAGLAGASVVAAICYAFFPEVDAAAAAVVVAAGVVGMTVDSILGATLEGSVLGNQGVNFLATLAGAFACALLVLSAAMLG; this is encoded by the coding sequence GTGACAGCGTCCGTCCGGCGTGCGGGAGCGTTCGCCGCGCTCTCGACACTCTCGCTCGCCGCCCCCCTCTTCGGGCCGGTGCCAGCGGCGACGGTAGCCGCCGCCGCGTTGCTCGTCGCGCTCGCCGTCACCGACGGGCCGCTGTTCGACCTCTTCGCGTTCCCCTCCGACTACGAGGACGGCCGCCTCTACGGGCTGCTCACCTTCGTCCTCGCGGCGGCCACGCTCGGCCTCGTCGCGACGCGCTGGCCGACGATGGATCTCGGCATCTTCGTCGGCACCGTTTTACTGATCGGGTACGGCGTCCTCGCCGAGCGGGTCGTCGCCGGCCGCACCGACGCGGACGTCCCGCCGGTCGCGGCGTTTACGGTCGTCGGCCTGCTGGCGGCGGTCGGCGGGCAGGCGGCCTCGCGCGCGCTCGTGGGAGCGCCGATCGAGTCGGCGCTCCCGGAGATCGTCTTCCTCGCGGCCAGCGGCGCGTTGCTGGCCGCGCTGTTGCGGGACGTGCTGATCAGCTACGACGACCCGATCGTCATGCTCGCGGTCGGCCTCGTGCTGTGGCTGCTCGCGGCGCTGGAGCCGGCGATCGGGACGACCGGCATCGCGCTCGCGCTCGCGGTCACCGTCGCGATGGGGTCGATCTCCTACGTGCTCGGGGCCGCCTCGGTCACCGGGATGCTGACGGGCACCCTGCTCGCGCTGCTGACGATCGTCCTCGGCGGCTACGACTGGTTCGCGGTCCTCATCTCCTTTTTCGCGATCGGGAGCCTCTCGACGAAGATCCGCTACGAGGAGAAAGCCGACCGCGGCGTCGCCGAGGACAACGACGGCGCCCGCGGGGGCGGGAACGTCCTCGGGAACTCCGCGGTCGCGCTCGCGGCCGTCGTGGGGTACGCGGCGAGTTCGGCGGGGTTCGTCCCCGGCGCGGCCGACCTCTTCCTGTTCGCGTTCGCCGGCTCCGTGGCGACCGCGATGAGCGACACCCTCTCGAGCGAGATCGGCGGCATCTTCGACTCGCCGCGGCTGATCACCACGCTCGAACCGGTCGAGCCGGGGACCGACGGCGGCGTCACCTGGCAGGGCGAACTCGCCGGACTCGCCGGGGCGAGCGTCGTCGCCGCCATCTGCTACGCCTTCTTCCCGGAGGTCGACGCCGCGGCCGCGGCGGTCGTCGTCGCCGCCGGCGTCGTCGGCATGACGGTCGACAGCATCCTCGGGGCGACCCTCGAAGGGTCGGTGCTCGGTAATCAGGGCGTGAACTTCCTCGCGACGCTCGCGGGGGCGTTCGCGTGCGCGCTGCTCGTCCTCTCGGCGGCGATGCTCGGCTAG
- the dnaG gene encoding DNA primase DnaG, translating into MEDTAKYLIHADVTADGVVERSDVVGAIFGQTEGLLGDELDLRDLRQSGKVGRIDVEISSSNGTSHGHLTIATGLDKVETATLAASLETITRVGPCRADLEVTEIEDVRAAKRRAVVDRAKELLRTGFDDSVMSSEEILAEVRQYVRVEDITEYGGLPAGPRVADSDAIVVVEGRADVLTLLKYGIKNAIAVEGTNVPDAVADLTRERTVTAFLDGDRGGELILEELSQVGDVDFVAFAPAGTSVEDLDHHQLFAALRNKVPYDAVAETNTPRDAVAATDGSATPAPAVDDAPAAPASRPVVPDAAPTCTSDDADADEESESEAEPAPETVYEHASAVVREGTDRVRFLDGAGEILEEADAGEAYDVLEDLDEVPTTVLLDAILGQRLLDLAADRGVERIVARSLGQFTKRPVGVRIHAIDDVAERPPD; encoded by the coding sequence ATGGAAGACACTGCGAAATACCTCATTCACGCGGACGTCACGGCCGACGGGGTGGTCGAACGGAGTGACGTCGTCGGCGCGATCTTCGGCCAGACCGAAGGTCTGCTCGGCGACGAACTCGACCTCCGCGACCTGCGCCAGTCCGGCAAAGTCGGCCGCATCGACGTCGAAATCTCCAGTTCGAACGGTACCTCTCACGGCCACCTGACGATCGCGACGGGACTCGACAAGGTCGAGACCGCCACGCTCGCGGCGTCGCTCGAGACGATCACCCGGGTCGGCCCCTGCCGGGCGGACCTCGAAGTCACCGAGATCGAGGACGTCCGGGCGGCCAAGCGCAGGGCGGTCGTCGACCGGGCGAAGGAACTCCTGCGGACCGGCTTCGACGACTCCGTGATGTCCTCCGAGGAGATCCTCGCGGAGGTGCGCCAGTACGTCCGCGTCGAGGACATCACCGAGTACGGGGGGTTGCCGGCCGGCCCGCGCGTCGCCGACAGCGACGCGATCGTCGTCGTCGAGGGGCGGGCCGACGTGCTCACGCTCCTCAAGTACGGCATCAAAAACGCCATCGCGGTCGAGGGGACGAACGTCCCCGACGCCGTCGCCGACCTCACCCGCGAGCGGACCGTCACCGCCTTCCTCGACGGCGACCGCGGCGGCGAACTCATCCTCGAGGAACTCTCGCAGGTCGGCGACGTCGACTTCGTCGCGTTCGCCCCCGCCGGCACCTCCGTCGAGGACCTCGACCACCACCAGCTGTTCGCCGCCCTCCGGAACAAGGTGCCGTACGACGCCGTCGCCGAGACGAACACCCCGCGGGACGCCGTCGCCGCCACCGACGGCAGCGCGACGCCCGCCCCGGCGGTCGACGACGCGCCCGCCGCGCCCGCCAGCCGCCCCGTCGTCCCCGACGCGGCACCGACCTGCACCAGCGACGACGCCGACGCCGACGAAGAGAGCGAGAGCGAGGCCGAACCCGCCCCCGAGACCGTCTACGAGCACGCGAGCGCGGTCGTCCGCGAGGGGACCGACCGCGTCCGGTTCCTCGACGGGGCAGGCGAGATACTCGAGGAGGCCGACGCCGGCGAGGCCTACGACGTCCTCGAAGACCTCGACGAGGTTCCGACGACGGTCCTGCTCGACGCGATCCTCGGCCAGCGCCTGCTCGATCTGGCGGCCGACCGCGGCGTCGAGCGGATCGTCGCCCGCTCGCTCGGCCAGTTCACGAAGCGGCCCGTCGGCGTCCGGATCCACGCGATCGACGACGTCGCCGAGCGCCCGCCCGACTAG
- a CDS encoding ArsR/SmtB family transcription factor yields MARLFPLRSETPNRERQPRVVDLGDEDADAVFGALSSGTARQIYTTLNDEPGTPSDVADAIDSSIQNVRYHLEKLEEAGLVEVVDTWYSSRGNEMSVYATADGPLIVTSDRSTAEKLKDALSRFIGGVVALAGGSLLVQYGLGRFLSPTMGADDEAAPAGGDDGGGGGGDSGGDWAGTADAEEDAAESTDDVDTYDVTEDSADAGTDVDVSADNFTADGGEPDPIFADDGGVTLDGALETADAVVSMIPPGALFFLIGLVILIALTAYWYGRSY; encoded by the coding sequence ATGGCCCGCCTGTTTCCTCTCCGCTCGGAGACCCCGAACCGGGAGAGACAGCCACGGGTCGTCGACCTCGGGGACGAGGACGCCGACGCGGTGTTCGGCGCGCTCTCCTCGGGAACGGCCCGCCAGATCTACACGACGCTGAACGACGAACCCGGGACGCCGAGCGACGTCGCCGACGCCATCGACTCCTCGATCCAGAACGTCCGGTACCACCTCGAGAAACTCGAGGAGGCGGGCCTCGTGGAGGTCGTCGACACGTGGTACTCCTCGCGGGGCAACGAGATGAGCGTCTACGCGACCGCCGACGGGCCACTGATCGTCACCAGCGACCGCTCGACCGCGGAGAAGCTGAAAGACGCCCTCTCGCGGTTCATCGGCGGCGTCGTCGCGCTCGCCGGCGGCAGCCTGCTCGTCCAGTACGGCCTCGGACGCTTCCTCTCGCCGACGATGGGCGCGGACGACGAGGCCGCCCCCGCGGGGGGCGACGACGGGGGCGGGGGCGGGGGAGACAGCGGCGGCGACTGGGCGGGCACGGCCGACGCCGAGGAGGACGCCGCCGAGTCGACCGACGACGTGGACACGTACGACGTGACCGAGGACTCGGCCGACGCCGGCACGGACGTCGACGTGTCGGCCGACAACTTCACGGCCGACGGCGGCGAGCCCGACCCCATCTTCGCCGACGACGGCGGCGTGACCCTCGACGGCGCGCTCGAAACGGCGGACGCGGTCGTCTCGATGATCCCGCCGGGAGCGCTGTTCTTCCTGATCGGCCTCGTGATCCTGATCGCCCTGACGGCCTACTGGTACGGCCGCTCGTACTGA